ATCACTACAAACGTTTAAATCAAAAAGTTGATAAAGACGAGATTGAGATTGAAAAATCAAATATCATGTTGGTGGGCGAAACGGGTACCGGTAAAACACTTTTGGCTAAAACCATTGCGAAAATTTTGCATGTACCATTCTGTATTTGCGATGCTACGGTTTTAACAGAAGCAGGTTATGTAGGTGAAGATGTTGAAAGCATTTTAACACGATTGCTTCAGGCTGCAGATTATGATGTAACAGCTGCCGAACGTGGTATTGTATATATTGATGAGGTAGATAAGGTAGCACGTAAAAGCGATAACCCATCTATTACACGTGATGTATCAGGAGAAGGTGTTCAGCAGGCTTTATTGAAAATTTTAGAAGGTACGGTTGTAAACGTTCCACCTCAGGGCGGGCGTAAACATCCAGATCAGAAAATGATCCCGGTAAACACTAATAACATTCTGTTTATCTGTGGTGGAGCATTTGATGGTATAGAACGTAAAATTGCCAATCGTTTACGCACACAGGCTGTTGGTTATAAAGTAAAGAAAGATGAAACAGTTTTAGATCTTAAAAATCTTTATAAGTATATTACACCTCAGGATTTGAAATCTTTTGGATTGATTCCAGAATTAATTGGTCGTATACCGGTTCTTTCTCACTTAAATCCATTGGATAAAGAATCGTTAAGAAATATTTTAACCGCGCCCAAAAATTCATTAATCAAGCAATATGTGAAGCTTTTTGCTTACGAAGACGTAAAGCTTGTTTTTGATGAAGATGTTTTAGACTTTATTGTAGATAAAGCAATGGAGTATAAACTAGGTGCCCGTGGTTTAAGATCAATCTGCGAAGCGATTATGTTGGATGCGATGTTTGATACGCCAACGCAAACGGACGTCAAGGAACTGCACATCAATCTCGATTACGCGATAGAGAAATTTGAAAAGGCCGACTTTAAAAAGTTGCAGGCCGCTTAAAAACCAAATCCTTCCCGTAATTCGGGAGGGATTTTTTTTAATACAATATTTGTTAACGCTAGGCGCCAAACGCTATGCTCAAAACGAAAAGAATATGAACGAAGAAAAAGACGTAAAAAAAGACGAGGAAATTGTAGAGAAATCGAAAAAAGTAAGAGAAGTAGAAAGTCCTGTTAAATCGGGATTAAAATCGAAAGACGAAATTGTTAAAAACTGGTTGCCACGCTATACTGGCCGTCCATTGGATCAATTTGGCGATTATATCCTGTTAACCAATTTTAGTAAGTATGTAAGCATGTTTTCGGAATGGAACGATAATGCACCGATTATGGGTTTAGATAAGCCTATGCAAAGTGTTACAGCCAACGGAATTACAATTATCAATTTTGGTATGGGAAGCCCTTTGGCTGCAACCATGATGGATTTATTAACAGCCATTAAACCTAAAGCAGTTTTGTTTTTAGGTAAATGCGGTGGTTTAAAAAAGAAAAACCAATTAGGCGATTTAATTTTGCCTATTGCTGCAATTAGGGGAGAAGGAACCTCAAATGATTACCTGCCGGCAGAAGTACCCGCATTGCCAGCATTCGCCTTGCAGAAAGCGATTTCTACAACCATACGCGATCATGGTAGGGATTATTGGACCGGGACCTGTTATACCACCAACCGCAGGGTTTGGGAGCATGATAAAGAATTTAAAAAATATTTGAAAACATTACGTGCAATGGCGGTAGATATGGAAACGGCAACCATTTTTACCACGGCTTTTGCAAACAAAATTCCAGCTGGCGCATTACTTTTGGTGTCCGATCAGCCGATGATACCTGAAGGTGTTAAAACTGCCGAAAGCGATAGCAGCGTAACGGAAAAGTATGTAGAAACACATTTAAGAATTGGTATTGATTCGTTGAAACAGTTAATCAATAACGGATTAACCGTGAAACATTTGTTGTTTTAATCTGCGATAACGTCATCCTGAACTTGTTTCAGGATCTTTTCGGCTTGAATTATTAGCAAGTTAGGTGCTGAAATAAATTCAGCATGACCTATCAAGTATAATCATCATCCTATCACGATTTTACTTCAGCTTCGGGCTCTTTTGCCTGCGAAAAGGAAAACTATTTAAACAAAAAAAGATCGGCATCTGCCGATCTTTTAATATCTGTTAGAATTAAAAATCCTATCCTAAATAAGATTTTAAGATTTTACTTCTTGAAGTATGACGTAAGCGTTGTAACGCTTTATCTTTAATCTGACGAACACGCTCGCGTGTTAAGTTAAATTTCTCACCAATTTCCTCTAGAGAAAGTGGATGGTTAGAACCTAAGCCGAAGAATAAAACGATAATTTCTCTTTCTCTTTCCGTTAAGGTAGATAAAGAACGTTTAATTTCTTCCGATAGAGATTCGTTGATCAATGAGCTATCGGTATTTGGTTCGTGGTTTTCCAATACATCTAACAATGTATTTTCTTCACCTTGAACAAACGGTGCATCCATTGATACATGGCGGCCAGAGTTACTTAAAGTGTCTGAAATTTTATCCACCGTAGTTTCCAAAATATCAGCAAGTTCTTCCGGAGACGGCTCACGTTCGTATTCTTGCTCTAATTTAGAGAAAGCTTTACTGATTTTGCTTAATGAACCTACCTGGTTTAAAGGTAAACGTACAATACGGCTTTGCTCGGCAATTGCCTGCAAAATAGATTGACGAATCCACCAAACGGCATAAGAGATGAATTTGAAACCTTTGGTCTCATCAAAACGTTTTGCCGCTTTAATTAAACCCAGGTTACCTTCGTTAATTAAGTCTCCTAAAGTTAAACCCTGATTTTGATATTGTTTTGCAACAGATACAACGAAACGCAAGTTCGTTTTAGTTAACCGCTCTAATGCAGCCTGATCGCCCTCACGAATCTTCCTTGCTAAAATTACTTCCTCTTCTGCTGTTATTAAATCTACTTTGCCAATTTCGTGTAGGTATTTATCTAATGACTGACTTTCACGGTTGGTAATGGATTGCGTTATCTTGAGTTGTCTCATTTATACGAATTGTGTGCTCTTTAATTATTGAGTGTGCAAAGTTACGAAATTGTATAGCAATCCGAAAGGATAAAATACTGAAAATGTTGCTGTTTGCACAAGTTTTTTACAGTTTTACTTGTAGCAAAAATCATTCCAAATAAAATTATGGCAGTGAATGTGTTATTGTTGGCGTTATAATTGATTTTCGGATATTATTTATTGTAAATCGATAAATATATTTTGAATTATAATAATTTATTATTTATGTTTGTATCGTAAATAATTAAATAAACATGACGTTTCTTAAATTTTCAATAATTTAAAGCAAATATCAAAAGCCATTATTGTGGGGCGGTTTTGTGTATATAATTTTTGTCAGATTATAGGTGCAAAAAATAAATCAAGAAACCGGCTTCATTATTAAGTAGTAAATTAAATCGAAGACGTTACATTTTAAACTGGCATGTAATTATGGAAATTAAAATAACAACCAATCAGATTTTGAAAGTATTACAGATACTTTCGTGGATAATTTTTATCGGCCTATGTGTAGAAGCAGGTGGGGTACTTGTTAATACAATTATTACATCATTTATAAATCCGCAGGGCGTGAAGAACTTTTGGGATGGAGCAGATTACTTGTCAAGTGTTTACAAATTTGATCAGGGTTATTTCCTGGTTATTACACTCGTTATGATTATTGTTGCTGTGCTAAAAGCAATCATGTTCTATCTAATTGTGAAATTGTTTATCGATAAAAGACTCCGTATTTCTCAGCCTTTCAGTATAGAATTGAAGCATTTTATTCTGATACAGGTCTTTTTAGCCCTTGGTATAGGTTTTTTTGCCCATTTAGGTTATAAATATACGGTTTGGCTCGCACACCAAGGGGTTATGGTTGCTGATCTTAAAACGTTAAATATGGATGGGGCTGATGTTTGGTTCTTTATGGCTGTTGTGCTTTTTATAATTGTACAGGTTGTGAACAGAGGAATAGAAATTCAACAAGAAAACGATTTAACGATATAATTATGAAAACGCAGAATCAAATTAGGTTAATTAAAATGGGTTATGTGGTAACACTTTCAGTCGTAATACTATTTTCGCTTAAAGATGCATCAAAGGGTTTTGAAGAAGGGTATACAGATACTGGAAAAGGCGGGCTATTAGATTTGGTACAGGGTTTATTTATATTGATAATTGTGTTCTTTAGCTCAAGGGTATTGGTTTATCTCTATCGTTTTATTAATTCGATAGAAATAGGCAATGTTTTTAGTATTGAAAATACAGGAAGGCTTACACGTATGGGGTGGTATTGTACTATGATTCCATTTCTGTTGTTCACTTATAACGCTATGGTTTATGCAAATCAATCAAATAATCGACAGGATATAGTATTTAAGATAATTGAAAATGTTGATTTCCAGATCTGGCTGTTAATTTTTGGCTTAACACTTTTAACAATAGCATTTGTGTTTAGAAAAGGGATTGAACTGCAACAAGAAAATGATTTAACGATATAAGCTCATGCCGATAATTGTAAACTTAGATGTAATGTTGGCCAGGCGTAAAATGTCGTTAACCGAATTAAGCGAGCGGGTAGGGATAACCATGTCTAATTTATCTATCCTTAAAACAGGTAAGGCGAAGGCGGTTCGTTTGGAAACTTTAGAGGCAATTTGTAAGGCTTTAGATTGCCAGCCGGGTGATATCCTGGAATTCCGAACAGAGTAAACCCCGCATGTTTTTAAAGCCTGCCAGGTTTGATAGCGCCCAAGAACCACCTACGTTGTTAAATAAACCTGATAGAACGGAAAGCCCGGAGCGAAGTATGAGTGAGGACTTGGAGGGATAGCAGGAGAGGAGGCTGCCATACTAACAGAACCACTCATTTTCAAAAAAAATAGTAAGCGAACCTATTCAGTATATAAATCTGAGTTTTATAATTAACATGCTTTTAAGGAGTCTCCTGAAATTGTTTTTAGTCATGTCTTCACCCAGAATTTAACCCCTAGCAGGAAAGATTTAGATTGCCAGCCGGGTGATATCCTGGAATTCCGAACAGAGTAAACCTCGCATGTTTTTAAAACCTGCCAGGTTTGATAGCGCCCAAGAACCACCTACGTTGTTAAATAAACCTGATAGAACGGAAAGCCCGGAGCGAAGTATGAGTGAGGACTTGGAGGGATAGCAGGAGAGGAGGCCGCCATACTAACAGAACCACCCATTTTCAAAAAAAATAGTAAGCGAACCTATTCAGTATATAAATCTGAGTTTTATAATTAACATGCTTCTAAGGAGTCTCCTGAAATTGTTTTTAGTCATGTCTTCACCCAGAATTTAACCCCTAGCAGGAAAGATTTAGATTGCCAGCCGGGTGATATCCTGGAATTCCGAACAGAGTAAACCCCGCATGTTTTAAAAACTGCCAGGTTTGATAGCGCCCAAGAACCACCTACGTTGTTAAATAAACCTGATAGAACGGAAAGCCCGGAGCGAAGTATGAGTGAGGACTTGGAGGGATAGCAGGAGAGGAGGCTGCCATACTAACAGAACCACTCATTTTCAAAAAAAAATAGTAAGCGAACCTATTCAGTATATAAATCTGAGTTTTATAATTAACATGCTTCTAAGGAGTCTCCTGAAATGGTTTTTAGTCATGTCTTCACCCAGAATTTAACCCCTAGCGGGAAAGATGCTGAAACAAGTTCAGCATGACGATCGCGTTAGTTAAATATGCTAAAAATTAATTAGTAAGAATAAACATTTGTAGAACTTAGGTTTTTTTGGGAAAAGAGGGGGAATAAAAAAACCTTCCAGTTTGCACTGAAAGGTTTTCAATATGATATACGCTTTTTGCTTTGGTCTTTCGACTTTTAGCTTAAGCCTATGCTTGTTCAGCCAATACTTTGGTTACTAAATCAGCTGCTTCTTTTAAAGCAATTGCTGAGTAAACTTTAAGTCCAGACTCATCGATTAATTTTTTAGCTTCTTCAGCATTTGTGCCTTGCAAACGGCAGATAATTGGCACCGGAATGTTACCGATTTCTTTATAAGCATCGATTACACCCTGAGCAACACGGTCGCAACGAACAATACCGCCGAAAATGTTGATCAAAATTGCTTTAACGTTAGGGTCTTTCAAAATGATATTGAAAGCCGCTTTAACCGTTTGTGCATTAGCAGTTCCACCAACATCTAAGAAGTTAGCAGGCTCACCACCAGCCAGTTTAATGATATCCATGGTTGCCATAGCTAAACCAGCACCGTTAACCATACAACCTACGTTACCATCAAGGTTAACGAAGTTTAGGTTAGAGGCACTTGCTTCAACTTCCATTGGATCTTCTTCCGTAACATCGCGCATGGCTGCATAATCAGGGTGACGGAATAAACCGTTTTCATCCAGGTTAACTTTGGCATCTACCGCAATTACTTTATCATCAGAAGTTTTTAATACCGGGTTAATTTCGAACATCGAAGAATCGGTTGCTTCGTAAGCTTTGTATAAAGCAGTAACGAATTTTACCATTTCTTTGAAAGCGTTACCGCTCACACCTAAGTTGAACGCAATTTTACGTGCTTGGAAGCCTTGTAAGCCAACTTTAGGATCAATCTCTTCTTTAAAAATTAAGTGCGGCGTATGTTCTGCAACTTCTTCGATATCCATACCGCCTTCGGTACTGTACATGATGATATTGCGACCTTTCGCACGGTCTAACAGTACCGAGATGTAGAATTCTTTAGTTTCAGAAGCGCCTGGATAATAAACATCCTGAGCTACTAAAATCTTGTTCACTTTTTTACCTTCTGGTCCGGTTTGAGGAGTTACCAGTTGCATGCCGATAATATCGGTAGCACGTTGTTTAACTTCTTCCAGGTTTTTGGCTAATTTAACACCACCACCTTTACCGCGACCACCAGCGTGGATTTGCGCTTTAATTACAACCCAGTCAGAATTATAATCAGTTTTCAGTTGCTTAGCAGCCTCAACAGCTTGCTCAGGAGTATCGGCAACTATTCCTTCTTGAACGTTAACACCGAAACTTTTTAATATTTGTTTACCCTGGTATTCGTGAATATTCATCTGTTTATATTTTTGTCTTTATCTGTCAGATGGAGCCTTTTACCATTAAAATAATTATTTTAACAGTATCGGGTTCATTTGCTACAAAATTTGCCCAAAGCTACAATTTCAAACCCTTTAAACAAATAGCAATCGCCGATTTTTTCAGAAAATGAACGTTTTATGTTAATCGGGAAATTAGTGCCTGTAATGTGCGCTAGTTTATAGTGTTCCGCTGATTTCGCTAATATGCACAGAGATTTTTTATTTGAAAGTGAGAGGGTGGTTCTTCGTGGCGGCTGGTGGCCCTGCTTTCCGCTATAAGTCCTCACTACGCTCCGGGCTTATCGCTGTAATCGGGCTTAAAAACAATTTGGTTCCTAACAAATGCAAAAAAAATATATTTCCTCTGCACTAATTATCTTAAATCTGCGGGAACAAAAGGGTTAATAGTGTTCTTTAACTTCCAGCAAAAGGTGTCCCGAATATACCAACAGCCAGTTCTGCCCAGATCAGGAATAAGGCTAGTAAAATAACAACGAGTATTAATGTTCTTAAAGTGCCTGTTTTTAAGTTTCTAATTACAAGTTCTATAGCTAAACCCGTGCTGAGTAGTAATGTTCCCGCGATTATAAAATCGGATAGTGTCCAGTCCACCTCATTAGTAAATTGCATGGCTATTAAAGGAATAGCCAATATTGACGCGATTACGCTTAAAATAATGATGATTCTTAGTTTGCCTGAGCCAATTATTTCTTGAGTTTTCATGATTTTAATGTTTTAATTTACGTTTTTAATGGATAATTAAATAATTTTTAGTTTCCCCGGTGCGATTTACACCAGGGAGCTAAGAGTTGAGCGGTTAATTATAAAATGATTTGCCAAACAGCTTTAACTTTCTTTAATTTTGCTTGAGCGGTTGGAATAATGATTTGTGTCTCCTTAAAATCGCCGTATTTTCTGCTTAATTCTGCTATCGAAACAGATTTACCATTTTTTATAAAAACGACTAAGTTGAAATGATCAAGATGTCTTATCCCGTTGTTCCGAATGTTTCTTAAATCCATTTTTAACTTAGATTGAAGTATATTTATTTGAGCATAGGGAGCAATAATCAGTATATGATCTGCATCTAAATTTTCAATCTTAGCGAAATCAATACTTTGTTGTGAAATAATTTGATCTATTATACAATGGGTTAATGTTTGGTCAGCGCTCAATTGATAAAAATAATTCCAAGAGAACAGTCCAATGATCAAAATGATTAGAAATGCTTTTGCTTTCATGATTCTTGACACTATTATTTTTTACTTACACCAAAGTATTCCGCCGTATTCCAATCCTGTAAATTCCATGATAACCAGCTTACCTTTTTGAAATTTTCCTTAAAATAACCGATACGTTTATCAAGCTTTTTGGTATAAAAATCGGCTGTTTCTGGTGTAACAATTTCTCTTCCATGCAGATCTTTAGATGCGGTATAGTGTAGTTTTGATCTGTTTTTATCTAAAGTAGGCAATGTTTTATCGGATAATGAAAGCAGATAATCCACATCAATGCCAACCTGATCACTTTGCGCTAAATTATATTTGGCAATAAAAACATCCCAGTTAACGAGGCTGAAAGCCAGTAACAGTACAAACCAGATATTTCCATTCACTTTAAATAAATAGAAAAGTGTTTTCTGTTTGGCAACTTTTATATATACCGTTGCTAAGCCAATAATGCAGAGTAAGGCAAAAACCACAACGCCAATTCTTTTATGTGTTAAGCCGTAAAATTCGATGTAATAGCCATCGCGTATAAAAACAGAAATAATGAGGATGAAATTCTGTATCATCCAGGTAAAGGCCAGTGTTTTTAGTATTTTACTTTTGTTGTAAAAATTTAGATTTCCGCGGAAGAAATACAAAATTACAGCCATGGCAAGTACAATGCTAAATATTAATGCATTGGTGCCGTCGTGAAGATCGGAAGAAAAATTTCCTGCCGGTTTGTAACCAAACCAGAGTGTGGAAATATCAATCAGATTTATGCATAACAGTAAAAGATTTAATGAAACAAAAGAAATGATCCCGATAATATATTCAGTTTTTAAGGCCATTTTTTTTGTAATTATCTGTGAAGTAAAGGTATTCACAACTTCATACCAAATGCTTTTGGGTTTTTGACTGCGTCTGATCCGTAACAGCTTTTCACTGCAGCCTGCTTCTAATCTTTCGATACTTTTATTATAAAAAGTGATGATGAGCCCCCTGTTACCATAGTACCCAGACAAAAATGAAAGAAACGAGGCAAACTTAAATCCTGTAGTATAAATCCGAATACATTATTGAAAAAGTCGGAAATGCAAGTTAGTGTTAACCCAAGGTAATGTGCAAAAACCTGATTAGCGCCGCTGTAAATACCTGTAAAAACCAACAGAATAATCAGCGGGAGTATGATGTATTTAATCGGTCTGAAAATAGGTTTTAAATTGAAGTTTCCAATTTTAACATCAGATAATCTTTTGATTAAGCTAACGGGAATCGTAATCATTTGGATAGCGGTGGCCAAAGCAGCTACATAAATGGTACGTACAGCTTGATAATGGGCAAAACCTACAAACAGCACCAAACTAATGAAATAAGTTACGGTAGTAAGTGTTGAATTATTGATCACAACCAGTATAGCAGCCAGCAAGTGTGCTAGCATATAAAATTTAAATTTGGTGCTTTTTATTACCTCAGGGTTAAAAATGGTAACCGCTATAATAAAAATGCTGTAAATCAGTTGGTTTAAGGCCAGCCACTCTTCCCAGAAGATGTAGCTAAAAAGTAATCCGCCCAACAGGGTAGAGAAGAATAAAAAGTTGGATTTCATTTTGTTTAGGATTAAAAAATAGGATGTAATACAAGAAAGAGATAGAAAAAGCTTAGGGGAATATTTAGCAGCATACTGATAATGGCCACGATGTATGCTCTCCTGTAGTCGGTGTTGTAGATTAGTTCTAATAAAAGTATCAATAAAAAGATGCCGTTAATTACAAATGCCGATAGTACATAAACCAATCCCAAGCCTATCAAAAAACCTGCATGGGATATCATATAGGCTATTAAAATCATGGTTCCGAAAAATGCAGAATAGTAGGCAAGTTTCTTTCCAACGTAAATCATTTGGGGTTCTTTAATTTCTTCTTTCATCTTTAAAAGTGCTTTGAATTTCAAAGTAAATAGTTAAAAAAAAATAGCTTATAGTTTTTTGATCATTTTTTCAAGTGCATCTAAATGTGCTTTAAAAGCCTGTTTGCCTAAAGCCGTGATAGAGTAGGTGGTGCTGGTTTTTCTGCCGATAAAACCTTTGTACACCTTAATAAATTCGGCCTGTTCTAACGTATTTAAATGTGAAGCCAAATTGCCATCGGTTAATTCGAGCATCTGTTTCAGGTCGTTAAAGCCAATTTCATCGTTTACCACCAGGATAGACATAACGCCCAACCTGATCCGGCTATCGAATATTTTATTTAAATCTGCTATCGGGTTTTTCATCCTTACTGACCTCTCTCATATTTAAAATACATTAAAAGACCATAAACAATGTGCAGTATACCAAAGCCGAAAGCCCAAAAAATTAACCCGTAACCAACGTAAAACATGCAGATCAACCCAAGTATTACTTCGCAAAGCCCCAGGTAGCGAATATCACTGTAAGTATATTTACTGGCATTAATAAGTGCTAAGCCATAAAAAATTAAGCAGCTCGGGGCAATAATGCTATAAGTATTTGGATGGTTAATTAATAAAGCAATAATAAATAATCCACCAGCAAACAAAGGAACAAATAAATTGATTAAGAGTGATTTAGAGGTTTTATCCCAGATAGGAAGATTGTTTTTTTGACTCTTTCTATAGGTAAATAAAACGCCACCAGCTAAAGCAATCACTAGAACAAAAACACCAAGTTTTATCAAGTTAAACTCCAAGTCCATTTCTCCATCTACACCATAACCGTAACCTCGTTTATTGATGAATTTGTTAATTTCATCATTAGCAAAGTAAGCGCCAATTAAAGCAATAACGCCAGCAAAAACACCAGATAAACCACTCAAAGAAATAAATCTCGAAGACCTGTCCATCATATGTCTGATATCTTTTAAGGCATTTAATTGTTCTTCTTGAGTGTTCATTTTAAAAGTGCTTTGTTTTTCAAAGTTAAATAGAAAATTGATATCTGCAAATCTTTTTTTGTTTTTTTCTTTTGGCATGATTACACGGATGAATAGATTACACAGATTTTAAAGATCTAATTTTTTCGAATTTGTTTTCTAATTTTTGCTAAGCCTTCAGTCTTTGGTCTTTAGTCTTTCCG
The nucleotide sequence above comes from Pedobacter riviphilus. Encoded proteins:
- a CDS encoding DUF2975 domain-containing protein; the protein is MEIKITTNQILKVLQILSWIIFIGLCVEAGGVLVNTIITSFINPQGVKNFWDGADYLSSVYKFDQGYFLVITLVMIIVAVLKAIMFYLIVKLFIDKRLRISQPFSIELKHFILIQVFLALGIGFFAHLGYKYTVWLAHQGVMVADLKTLNMDGADVWFFMAVVLFIIVQVVNRGIEIQQENDLTI
- a CDS encoding DUF4153 domain-containing protein, translating into MALKTEYIIGIISFVSLNLLLLCINLIDISTLWFGYKPAGNFSSDLHDGTNALIFSIVLAMAVILYFFRGNLNFYNKSKILKTLAFTWMIQNFILIISVFIRDGYYIEFYGLTHKRIGVVVFALLCIIGLATVYIKVAKQKTLFYLFKVNGNIWFVLLLAFSLVNWDVFIAKYNLAQSDQVGIDVDYLLSLSDKTLPTLDKNRSKLHYTASKDLHGREIVTPETADFYTKKLDKRIGYFKENFKKVSWLSWNLQDWNTAEYFGVSKK
- the clpX gene encoding ATP-dependent Clp protease ATP-binding subunit ClpX → MAKQNKESRCSFCHSGKHETLMLIEGMDAFICDKCVTQANQLLAQELGTKGTKNIQEAINLLKPLEIKQHLDQYVIGQDDAKKVLSVAVYNHYKRLNQKVDKDEIEIEKSNIMLVGETGTGKTLLAKTIAKILHVPFCICDATVLTEAGYVGEDVESILTRLLQAADYDVTAAERGIVYIDEVDKVARKSDNPSITRDVSGEGVQQALLKILEGTVVNVPPQGGRKHPDQKMIPVNTNNILFICGGAFDGIERKIANRLRTQAVGYKVKKDETVLDLKNLYKYITPQDLKSFGLIPELIGRIPVLSHLNPLDKESLRNILTAPKNSLIKQYVKLFAYEDVKLVFDEDVLDFIVDKAMEYKLGARGLRSICEAIMLDAMFDTPTQTDVKELHINLDYAIEKFEKADFKKLQAA
- a CDS encoding winged helix-turn-helix domain-containing protein; translation: MKNPIADLNKIFDSRIRLGVMSILVVNDEIGFNDLKQMLELTDGNLASHLNTLEQAEFIKVYKGFIGRKTSTTYSITALGKQAFKAHLDALEKMIKKL
- a CDS encoding sigma-70 family RNA polymerase sigma factor, whose product is MRQLKITQSITNRESQSLDKYLHEIGKVDLITAEEEVILARKIREGDQAALERLTKTNLRFVVSVAKQYQNQGLTLGDLINEGNLGLIKAAKRFDETKGFKFISYAVWWIRQSILQAIAEQSRIVRLPLNQVGSLSKISKAFSKLEQEYEREPSPEELADILETTVDKISDTLSNSGRHVSMDAPFVQGEENTLLDVLENHEPNTDSSLINESLSEEIKRSLSTLTEREREIIVLFFGLGSNHPLSLEEIGEKFNLTRERVRQIKDKALQRLRHTSRSKILKSYLG
- a CDS encoding DUF2975 domain-containing protein, with the protein product MKTQNQIRLIKMGYVVTLSVVILFSLKDASKGFEEGYTDTGKGGLLDLVQGLFILIIVFFSSRVLVYLYRFINSIEIGNVFSIENTGRLTRMGWYCTMIPFLLFTYNAMVYANQSNNRQDIVFKIIENVDFQIWLLIFGLTLLTIAFVFRKGIELQQENDLTI
- a CDS encoding helix-turn-helix domain-containing protein — encoded protein: MPIIVNLDVMLARRKMSLTELSERVGITMSNLSILKTGKAKAVRLETLEAICKALDCQPGDILEFRTE
- the sucC gene encoding ADP-forming succinate--CoA ligase subunit beta; the protein is MNIHEYQGKQILKSFGVNVQEGIVADTPEQAVEAAKQLKTDYNSDWVVIKAQIHAGGRGKGGGVKLAKNLEEVKQRATDIIGMQLVTPQTGPEGKKVNKILVAQDVYYPGASETKEFYISVLLDRAKGRNIIMYSTEGGMDIEEVAEHTPHLIFKEEIDPKVGLQGFQARKIAFNLGVSGNAFKEMVKFVTALYKAYEATDSSMFEINPVLKTSDDKVIAVDAKVNLDENGLFRHPDYAAMRDVTEEDPMEVEASASNLNFVNLDGNVGCMVNGAGLAMATMDIIKLAGGEPANFLDVGGTANAQTVKAAFNIILKDPNVKAILINIFGGIVRCDRVAQGVIDAYKEIGNIPVPIICRLQGTNAEEAKKLIDESGLKVYSAIALKEAADLVTKVLAEQA
- a CDS encoding AMP nucleosidase — translated: MNEEKDVKKDEEIVEKSKKVREVESPVKSGLKSKDEIVKNWLPRYTGRPLDQFGDYILLTNFSKYVSMFSEWNDNAPIMGLDKPMQSVTANGITIINFGMGSPLAATMMDLLTAIKPKAVLFLGKCGGLKKKNQLGDLILPIAAIRGEGTSNDYLPAEVPALPAFALQKAISTTIRDHGRDYWTGTCYTTNRRVWEHDKEFKKYLKTLRAMAVDMETATIFTTAFANKIPAGALLLVSDQPMIPEGVKTAESDSSVTEKYVETHLRIGIDSLKQLINNGLTVKHLLF